A stretch of the Corynebacterium maris DSM 45190 genome encodes the following:
- the rpsG gene encoding 30S ribosomal protein S7 gives MRKSAAPKRPVVQDPVYSSELVTQLVNKILVDGKKSTAERIVYGAMEICREKTGTDPVGTLEKALGNVRPDLEVRSRRVGGATYQVPVEVKPGRSNTLALRWMVSYTRQRRENSMIERLANEIMDASNGLGASVKRREDVHKMAEANRAFAHYRW, from the coding sequence ATGCGTAAGAGTGCAGCCCCGAAGCGTCCGGTAGTCCAGGACCCTGTCTACAGCTCTGAGCTGGTCACCCAGCTCGTCAACAAGATCCTCGTGGACGGCAAGAAGTCCACCGCCGAGCGCATCGTCTACGGCGCCATGGAGATCTGCCGCGAGAAGACCGGCACCGACCCGGTCGGCACCCTCGAGAAGGCCCTGGGCAACGTGCGCCCGGACCTCGAGGTCCGCTCCCGTCGTGTCGGCGGCGCCACCTACCAGGTGCCCGTCGAGGTCAAGCCGGGACGCTCCAACACCCTGGCCCTGCGCTGGATGGTGTCCTACACCCGTCAGCGTCGCGAGAACTCGATGATCGAGCGCCTCGCCAACGAGATCATGGACGCGTCCAACGGTCTCGGTGCCTCCGTGAAGCGTCGCGAAGACGTCCACAAGATGGCTGAGGCCAACCGCGCCTTCGCCCACTACCGCTGGTAA
- the rpsL gene encoding 30S ribosomal protein S12: protein MPTIQQLVRKGRHTKKSATATRALKGSPQRRGVCTRVYTTTPKKPNSALRKVARVRLTTGIEVSAYIPGEGHNLQEHSMVLVRGGRVKDLPGVRFKIVRGALDAQGVKDRKQARSRYGAKKEGK from the coding sequence ATGCCAACTATCCAGCAGCTGGTCCGCAAGGGCCGCCACACCAAGAAGTCCGCGACTGCGACTCGCGCCCTGAAGGGCTCGCCGCAGCGTCGTGGCGTGTGCACCCGCGTGTACACCACCACCCCGAAGAAGCCGAACTCCGCTCTGCGTAAGGTCGCCCGCGTGCGCCTGACCACCGGCATCGAGGTTTCGGCCTACATCCCGGGCGAGGGCCACAACCTGCAGGAGCACTCCATGGTGCTGGTGCGCGGTGGTCGTGTGAAGGACCTTCCCGGTGTTCGTTTCAAGATCGTCCGCGGCGCACTCGATGCGCAGGGCGTCAAGGACCGTAAGCAGGCTCGTTCCCGCTACGGCGCAAAGAAGGAGGGCAAGTAA